The following proteins are co-located in the Polystyrenella longa genome:
- a CDS encoding alkaline phosphatase family protein, producing MKIVVLSFDQLSMSWLGTYGNQWLPTPNFDRLALHSTIFDRCYAESVNLENSSHAWWDGGFRNLNGDTKSSVSLAQILKQQGVDLTLLVEGDVEEHSVPLDQNGDWKSTGEGENGTLDELIEQGIQSIEQSKSGTSQLIWLKGLGEVSNEIPDIRFIEQFAEEEGLEPTDEMLTEWLVIMSQPELFEQLEPDQQQDLEQIFGAARILEIDAHLGKLWDALLDQSETGNPETDNEEWRLVITAATGEATPTLSTRHVSVPMVIGTPACDDARRRPALVSSQDLPVTLIEWLVPADRKEVALEEFAAMGTALQDVIEDPQHNVRDFVCFSGAGEEFGLATRHYLFLAQWSTTINTSDEESWKLYVLPDDGANRINMARQYLEVAETLSEQLTAFVHQIENEIQPGIEFFQVSTLSNR from the coding sequence ATGAAAATCGTCGTCCTCAGTTTTGATCAACTCTCAATGTCGTGGTTGGGAACGTATGGAAACCAATGGTTACCGACTCCCAATTTTGATCGACTCGCTCTCCACTCCACTATTTTCGACCGCTGTTATGCCGAATCAGTGAATCTTGAAAACAGTTCGCACGCCTGGTGGGATGGCGGCTTTCGGAATTTGAATGGAGACACGAAATCTTCGGTTAGTCTCGCGCAAATTCTAAAACAACAGGGAGTCGATCTCACCCTATTGGTTGAAGGGGACGTGGAAGAGCATTCTGTGCCGCTGGATCAAAATGGCGATTGGAAATCAACAGGAGAAGGCGAGAACGGCACGCTTGATGAACTGATCGAACAGGGGATTCAGTCCATTGAGCAGTCGAAGTCGGGAACGTCCCAACTCATCTGGCTGAAGGGCTTGGGAGAAGTTTCAAACGAGATTCCTGATATCCGGTTCATCGAACAATTCGCAGAGGAAGAGGGACTCGAACCAACAGACGAAATGCTGACAGAATGGCTGGTGATTATGTCCCAGCCGGAATTGTTCGAGCAATTGGAACCAGATCAGCAACAGGATTTGGAACAAATTTTTGGAGCTGCCCGCATCCTGGAAATCGATGCCCACTTGGGCAAACTCTGGGATGCCCTATTAGACCAATCAGAAACAGGTAATCCAGAAACTGATAATGAAGAATGGCGATTGGTCATCACGGCAGCGACGGGGGAAGCGACTCCGACCCTATCGACTCGCCATGTTAGTGTACCTATGGTCATAGGCACTCCTGCTTGTGATGATGCCCGTCGACGCCCGGCACTCGTCTCCAGTCAGGACTTGCCCGTCACCCTGATTGAGTGGTTGGTTCCAGCGGATCGCAAGGAGGTCGCTTTAGAAGAGTTCGCCGCCATGGGAACTGCTTTGCAGGACGTGATTGAGGACCCCCAACACAATGTTCGCGATTTTGTTTGTTTTTCGGGAGCAGGGGAAGAGTTCGGTCTGGCGACCCGGCATTATCTTTTCCTCGCCCAATGGAGCACCACGATTAACACTTCTGATGAAGAATCGTGGAAATTGTACGTCCTGCCGGACGATGGAGCGAACAGGATCAATATGGCGCGGCAGTATCTGGAAGTGGCTGAAACTTTGTCGGAACAGTTAACCGCTTTCGTGCATCAAATAGAAAACGAGATTCAGCCCGGCATTGAGTTCTTCCAAGTGTCGACTTTGTCAAACAGATAG